A genomic segment from Coregonus clupeaformis isolate EN_2021a unplaced genomic scaffold, ASM2061545v1 scaf3405, whole genome shotgun sequence encodes:
- the LOC123489881 gene encoding uncharacterized protein LOC123489881 isoform X1, with protein MTSAEEHLDRLLSVEALQGASGNLIAKVHGLIQEITINRQLQSMVGHRSLSQPALPKPALRKLSKDDASELIYNFAQTSVRRLLGQCMGRPMPPSAEMVLDQVIKLMTDVVMDSLTYVSKSTMEDVIVHRSVTLACSSHSDTSNATSDITHGVVADLNATEEFPARSLSPADVKADGMARLPSARGEETKKNRKWRFLPKMHTFPKIMIKLFKTKGEPKSHPKQDALPTKRLRETHISQDAECEVPEVPSTSPPKEDLTTTPAPAPQESQSRKRPLIVRVLHALSRAISKPFRGASGKKN; from the exons ATGACTTCAGCAGAAGAACATCTGGATAGGCTCCTGTCAGTTGAAGCCCTTCAAGGTGCATCTGGCAACCTGATCGCAAAGGTCCATGGTCTCATTCAGGAGATAACCATAAACCGCCAGCTTCAATCCATGGTTGGCCACAGAAGCCTCTCTCAACCAGCGCTGCCTAAACCAGCCCTGAGGAAGCTGTCAAAGGACGATGCCTCAGAGCTCATTTACAACTTTGCCCAGACTTCTGTTAGGAGACTCCTGGGGCAGTGTATGGGAAGGCCTATGCCACCATCGGCTGAAATGGTTTTGGATCAGGTCATCAAGTTGATGACAGACGTGGTGATGGACAGCCTGACTTATGTGTCCAAGTCTACAATGGAGGATG TTATTGTACACAGGTCGGTCACACTAGCGTGCTCTTCTCACTCAGACACCAGCAATGCCACAAGTGACATCactcatggtgttgtagctgaccTTAATGCTACTGAGGAATTCCCTGCCAGGAGCCTTAGCCCGGCTGATGTAAAGGCTGACGGCATGGCCCGCCTTCCCTCTGCCAGAGGGGAAGAGACTAAGAAGAACAGGAAGTGGCGTTTCCTACCGAAAATGCATACGTTTCCAAAGATCATGATTAAG CTGTTCAAGACAAAAGGGGAACCGAAGAGCCACCCTAAACAGGATGCACTGCCTACCAAACGTCTCAGAGAGACTCATATTTCACAGG ATGCTGAGTGTGAGGTTCCAGAGGTTCCATCCACTTCCCCTCCCAAGGAGGACCTGACAACCACACCGGCCCCTGCTCCCCAGGAGTCCCAGTCCCGTAAACGCCCACTCATAGTCAGGGTGTTACACGCTCTCTCCAGAGCCATCTCCAAACCATTCAGAGGAGCTTCTGGGAAGAAGAATTAG
- the LOC123489881 gene encoding uncharacterized protein LOC123489881 isoform X2 → MTSAEEHLDRLLSVEALQGASGNLIAKVHGLIQEITINRQLQSMVGHRSLSQPALPKPALRKLSKDDASELIYNFAQTSVRRLLGQCMGRPMPPSAEMVLDQVIKLMTDVVMDSLTYVSKSTMEDDTSNATSDITHGVVADLNATEEFPARSLSPADVKADGMARLPSARGEETKKNRKWRFLPKMHTFPKIMIKLFKTKGEPKSHPKQDALPTKRLRETHISQDAECEVPEVPSTSPPKEDLTTTPAPAPQESQSRKRPLIVRVLHALSRAISKPFRGASGKKN, encoded by the exons ATGACTTCAGCAGAAGAACATCTGGATAGGCTCCTGTCAGTTGAAGCCCTTCAAGGTGCATCTGGCAACCTGATCGCAAAGGTCCATGGTCTCATTCAGGAGATAACCATAAACCGCCAGCTTCAATCCATGGTTGGCCACAGAAGCCTCTCTCAACCAGCGCTGCCTAAACCAGCCCTGAGGAAGCTGTCAAAGGACGATGCCTCAGAGCTCATTTACAACTTTGCCCAGACTTCTGTTAGGAGACTCCTGGGGCAGTGTATGGGAAGGCCTATGCCACCATCGGCTGAAATGGTTTTGGATCAGGTCATCAAGTTGATGACAGACGTGGTGATGGACAGCCTGACTTATGTGTCCAAGTCTACAATGGAGGATG ACACCAGCAATGCCACAAGTGACATCactcatggtgttgtagctgaccTTAATGCTACTGAGGAATTCCCTGCCAGGAGCCTTAGCCCGGCTGATGTAAAGGCTGACGGCATGGCCCGCCTTCCCTCTGCCAGAGGGGAAGAGACTAAGAAGAACAGGAAGTGGCGTTTCCTACCGAAAATGCATACGTTTCCAAAGATCATGATTAAG CTGTTCAAGACAAAAGGGGAACCGAAGAGCCACCCTAAACAGGATGCACTGCCTACCAAACGTCTCAGAGAGACTCATATTTCACAGG ATGCTGAGTGTGAGGTTCCAGAGGTTCCATCCACTTCCCCTCCCAAGGAGGACCTGACAACCACACCGGCCCCTGCTCCCCAGGAGTCCCAGTCCCGTAAACGCCCACTCATAGTCAGGGTGTTACACGCTCTCTCCAGAGCCATCTCCAAACCATTCAGAGGAGCTTCTGGGAAGAAGAATTAG